GAGCACGGCATCGACCAGACCGGAACCTACAGCGGTGACTCCGAACTCCAACTCGAGCGTATCAACGTCTACTATAATGAGGCCAGTGGCGGAAGGTACGTTCCACGTGCCGTCCTCATGGATCTCGAACCTGGAACAATGGATTCGGTCAGGTCCGGCCCCTTCGGCCGGATATTCCGCCCCGATAACTTCGTCTTTGGCCAGTCCGGCGCCGGAAACAACTGGGCCAAGGGTCACTACACGGAGGGTGCCGAACTCATCGATTCCGTCTTGGATGTTGTGAGGAAGGAGGCCGAGAACTGCGATTGCTTGCAAGGTCTCCGCACAattctgttttcttttttttttcttcaaatttcagTTTCAATTCTCTCAATATCAAAATTCAGTTCATGGAACGAGGGATGCCATCCGTCATATACCCTATTTTGACCATTAATTATCCATGTGGAATGCGCAATTCTTTTATGTTAATGCATGTTTTTTGTTTGTAATTTTGCTCAATTCAATGGCTTTAACAGGGTTTCAAGTGTGCCACTCTTTGGGGGGTGGAACTGGCTCGGGCATGGGAACGCTTCTGATCTCGAAGATCCGGGAAGAGTATCCTGATCGTATGATGCTGACGTTTTCCGTTTTTCCTTCCCCCAAGGTATCTGACACAGTTGTGGAGCCGTACAACGCCACGCTTTCTGTTCACCAACTTGTTGAAAATGCCGATGAATGCATGGTTTTGGACAACGAGGCTCTCTACGACATCTCTTTCCGTACCTTGAGGCTTGCTACACCATCTTGTAAGTTTCAGATTTCTTTTGCTGAAATTTCTGCactcaattttgtttttgatcCCCCTTTCTGAATTGAATATATTTTGCATTATATTGTATGCTCATTTTACTTGTAATTcaatgtttcatttttttttcttgttttgctgCAGTTGGGGACCTTAACCATCTCATCTCTGCTACCATGAGTGGAGTTACCTGTTGTCTACGTTTCCCTGGACAGCTTAACTCTGATCTTAGGAAGCTTGCCGTGAATCTGATTCCATTCCCCCGTCTGCATTTCTTCATGGTTGGATTTGCACCCTTGACATCAAGAGGATCCCAGCAGTACCGGAACTTGACTGTGCCAGAACTGACTCAGCAGATGTGGGATGCTAAGAACATGATGTGTGCTGCAGATCCACGCCACGGCCGTTATTTGACCGCATCCGCAATGTTCCGTGGAAAGATGAGCACCAAGGAGGTAGATGAGCAGATGATAAATGTACAGAACAAGAACTCTTCTTACTTTGTTGAGTGGATACCCAACAATGTGAAGTCCAGCGTGTGTGACATCCCTCCACAGGGTCTTAAGATGTCATCTACATTCGTTGGAAACTCCACATCAATTCAGGAGATGTTCAGGAGAGTTAGCGAGCAGTTCACAGCGATGTTCAGGCGCAAGGCTTTCTTGCATTGGTACACTGGTGAGGGAATGGATGAAATGGAGTTCACTGAGGCTGAAAGCAACATGAATGATCTGGTGGCAGAGTACCAGCAATACCAGGATGCTACTGCTGATGAGGAAGAGTATGAGGATGACGAGGAGGATATTGCTTGAGGCGTCTTTCAGTTGTGAAGATTGCTTAGTGTGCATGGATGGATTTAAATTGTGAAGCAGTAAGCTAAAACATTGTTTGTTGTTTGTATAAATTCAGGGTCGTTGTTTAACCTGGGTTTTGTTGATTTAAGACCTCTGTTATTTATTAAGTCATCGGATGTTTTACCGGTGGGTAGAAAAGTATGCACATTAACGTCTGCAGTTCTCGTATTTATATTCCCTTTACCTTTTCTATCGCCATGATGAGTATCATTGCTTGCCTTTCAACTAATTCATTATTTTACTATGTTACCCCAAGACCTCAGAGTGGGAGGTTTCAATTTTTTCTAGCTTACACATTGACTTGTGTCAGTGTTGTGAAGTATGTGAAAGAAATTATGTGAGATATTCGTAAAAGAGTCttcatacataaaaaaaagtgttacaatcgaaaaatatttttttaaattaatctattttttatattgatcaaattataattataatgtaatatatttcaaaatatgaaattgtaaaaagtaacattttcctttatatatatatatatatatatatataatttttgcaaatgTTAGGTACATTAATTtaaagttaaagatatattttggtaattctaatattatataatttatcgTATGATATTAATTGTCTTTATGTATCACATCAAttgttttacatttattttattttattttattttaatgatgaGTAAAATTCttacattgattttttttcaagaCAAATACTTACACTttaaagtttgatttttttttccttcaaaaaAAGGTCCAAAATACACAAACTTCATTACAATATTTGATCTTACCTTACGATTTTCTTAGTTAGGGAAAATAGgatttaatttatctttatgTAAAGGGTTAATTAACTTGTTGATGTATATATAACTTGTTGCAAGCTTTGTGAAGAATTATAAGTTATGGAAGATGTTTCAAACCGTCTTAGGTACGTATGCTATTAAAGATTTGAGAAATAATTGTAAGATAATAAAATCTTGAAATTTTCACCATTGATCTTGAACCATGTTAAATAACAtaagttataaattaattaactttttttctactttaatacattttaaatcTTTCTTAATGAGTTTAGCACGGGTACATAAggatttttttaagaaaaatgcaTAAAGATACTTTCTAAATTATGCAATAAAAAGATGTTGTTTGAATTTAAGGTTCAAACTCAAccgtgaatatttttttttttccctactccaaaaagactattttacgATGGGGGAAGAGTTTacaatgaaaatatatattattttttatataagtcATCTACCTATAATTTCAAAGATCGAAGGCTTTTTCATTATCTCATACACGTCagactcttttttttatatatattaaaaacccTTTATTTTTATGAAGAGTTTCCttgtatatatgtataaaatGAACTATTGAAGGTTGCGTGTTTCAGAGTATTTTGAGTCAGTTTTTTTAGAGGTTCGTTACTTTATTGAGTCAGTTTTTTTAAAGGTTCGTTATTTTTTTGCTGATAACctctattttgtattttaaggAGTTAGTGAAATCAAACTTTTTGTTTCCAAGATGTCTTTTACTTGTGTAATTAACCTGTGCATTGTACGGAAAAATGAAGGTATTAATGAGTtatgaattattattaatatattaataaataaagagaTTACTTTAATTTGTGTCAGGTGAATAATTAGGTCTTATTTCTTCTAACAAACACGCATGAATTTTCTTATAACGTCACGTGTAGAAGTTTTTgctgttaaaaaaattgtagaatAAATAAGTTCCTCGAAAAAACAAATATTCgttagaaaccaaaaatatatTACACATAAACATTAGTCATGATTGTCCacataaattcaaattaaagaAACTGTTCGTTTTCATCAAGGCTTAAATATTTTactgattttaaaaattattaagatataCATTCATTAATATCATTTTTCGCAATGACGATGACTCTAATGTGTTGAGATGACTAGTGATCATTTGTCTCAAAAGTAAGCTGATCGTGTTTCTGAAGTGAATGTTTCTTTCGCTTCCAAATTTTACATAACTTTTTAGGAAGATCTCTAATAAGAACTTTACATTTAACTTGTTCGTTTGAATATTGAAGTAGAGAGGGTTACTATAAAATGCACCACAAAATTAAAGGTTAGTGGGTTCCGACCTTCAATGTTCCTAAAGAACTTTATCACAGTATCATCGTACAATGGACGCTTAAATACTGTTATATGAAAATTGTCTTCCCCCACGTAACGGAACAGGATGTCATGAAATCCTTCCAAGGCATACAGCTTACGCAGTTCATCCCAATCATTAATAATCATCGGATAACGCAGGTCCATATTGTAAAATACCTTAAGTAAATTTCCTCTATGATAAATAAGAATCCATACAGGACCCAGTTCTCTATCAAATATTATTGCAAACCCACGGTCCACAAGACCTTCAAACTTGTACAGTGAATGATTAAAAGGTTAAAAGTATTAggaatcaataaaatattaaaagctATGCATAATATAAAGGAAGTGAAAATAAAACATACATCCTTGCATTCTATGGTTGTCTTGAACGTACCCACTGTATCACGGCTTACAATGTCAGTTGGGTCTGAGTTCTTCATTTTGTTGGTTTACAACTTAAGAAAGAACTAAAGTAAACAAAGGTTTACAAAGGAAGAAAATATACAAAGGGGAGGAGATGGTAGAAGTTCACAATCTGGATATCCAACAACATGACAAGTTCATCAATACAAAATCATATGACAACAAAGGAAATACATAAAAACAACATAAGCAAATACTTTTGAAATCAACAGTAAAAGTAAGAATGCAACACATTTTAATGTAGTAGTAGATGATGCCTCCATAAATAAAACAATAGGTTAAAAAGAAACATAAGcataataaaattaactaaaatataaagaaGAACGAAAATCAGCAAATAATGTAATTCATTGTCTTCATACTCTTCATTGACTTCAAgctgcaaaaaaaaatataaatatatactaattaaatctaattcaaacaaaataagGATAACAACTACcaaaatataattgtataaataatCAATAACATGTCTTAATCAAATCCATTAAACTTTGATGTAACACTAGACATTTGCATGTATGTGTTTACAACACAAAATTAGGAGTACCACATATTACAATCCATATCATTAAACTTATTAACATGATTGAAATTCCAATATGATTATGTATGTGTTTATATCTCCATGATTCAagcaggaaaaaaaaaacaactaaacTTAAGGATAAAACAGTAACTTCTAAATGTACTCCTCCAACATTACAAATCAAAGCAATTTCATGTGTAACTTGAAAACATTTCTCAAAATCCAGtaaacaattttcaattatatacACCTGCTCATAATGAGGATCATGGGTGGATGCAGATGAATGTAGCCCCACTCCACCACTTTCTTTAGTTAAAACACGTGTCATCATATTATTTATGTCATCCTCTTCTAAATCTGGATTTTGCTACTTTACCACAAATTTTACCATTTCCTCTAGAACTTCAATTTTCTTCGTCATGTCACTCACTTCATTTGCATGTTCATTTCTTATAGTAGCAATTTCTTCATTCTTTTTAAATGTTGATGATGTCATAGTCTTTCCATAACACCGTACTCTCCCAGGTTTCTCTTTCCCAAATATTGATTGAAATGCTTGTTCCGCAGATTCACTTGAGTTTTCAATAGAACCTTGAAGCTTAGTCTAATAAAAGAgaatgaattttatttattaaaaataatatatttatatgaacttcataaataatttgtaaacttacaatgatattatatatttcttcatccatttctttttctcttcgGTTTTCTCAACGTTGACGAGTTGTAATAAACATTTAAGTTTGGATAACTTTTTCTTCTACCTTTTTTTTGGCACACtataacaattatatattaaaaactaataacaaaaaattaataggatatttttgaattgtattaaaaatattaaaacataattagaAGTAACTTATGAATTCTAACAAAATTGGTTAATATACATAAAAAGTTAACATATCAATAGATCAATGTTACTCTTATACCAACttactaaaacaaaaataatacatataaaaaaatctagaaaaatAATACTGTATATACCCGACCCTTATATTTTaccaatacaaaatatttttcataatgcacaccaataaaatttcaaaaaaatatataaactggATAAGCGTGAATACGAAGCAAAATACCTTACAGTAcaacataataatattataagtattaatataataaaaatagtaatattgtAATTTCAGAAGAGAAATTAGTTCCTATCTTATCCTAaccttaatattttaaaatttcaaatgaCTAAACCAGTAGAAAAATAACAACATAAATAAGTGATATATAAGTCCTAAAACTAAATTAACAAGTCATAAGATTAAATAGAAGAAAACATAATCATTAATCGTTAATTTAATGATTAACCATAATAACAAAAACTTAACATTATTGAAGAGTTTCTTGGATCTAGTaatattatgataaaataaagTGTAGATATATAAAagcaaattataattaaataatagaaGAAAGTTACTAAACCATTTGCTGATACCATAAAACCATTTTCTGATATAATTGGTAAGAAGCAAATATAGTGCTGTAATGCTACTGTCAGTGTCAAGCTGCAGCGAAGCAAAAAGCGACAGGGACTTTGTTTATATTCATAAAGCAACAACACACACTTTTAGCCACTACCAAAATAGCTTCGATTTATGGTTACTTTCCGCATATTTTAAAAGGcctatatttaaatattttttttttacaaaatcaattaattaattttattactaaCTTCACAATAACCATTGGAAATTTAATTAATGTAGCATATAGTATTACAGCTCAGCGTTGAATAAAATAATACAGACTAATAATATTAGCAGTGGATGTATGATTTATTTTTACCTTAATTAAATTTGAAGcattttaaataactttaattaagtTCTTATCACTTAATTTAGTTTTCATtacaaacttttattatattgaatgtttaaaatatttttgaattaataatttttgttatttgaattttgttcctGTTAATTGTGTGGATATTTAAGAAGAAGGATGATGCGTTGGCAATGGTGGAAACCGGAGACGGAAAATCGGAGTAGTTTTCTATTCTGAGAGAGAAAGCGTTAACGGCTAGAAGAGAAGGAAGAGTAAAGATAAAATGGAGGTTGAAATTCCGTTCCCATTCCGCTGAATAATACATCACATCCTTTTCCAACTCCCTCTCCTGTGCGCAGAGGGAGCTCCTCGGATCTCACGTCTCTATCTTTCTGTCGTCTCTCTCTCTGCACTGTTCGTTCCCTCCACTCTTTCATTTTCCAGATCTGCATTTCAtttccattttcattttcattttcatctcTTTCCTTCTTTCAGCACCAAGATGGTTGCCCAGAAATTCCTCGTGGATTTGAACAAGCCTCTTGTGTCCCAGGTAAACCCAATAACGTCCTTTTCAATCTGCATTCATTTTCAGGAATTGCCACGTCTCTTTACTTTTTGTTTCGCTCGCAGGTTGGCCATCTCGGAGAAGACTATGATGAGTGGGTTCACGAACCTATCGTAAGCAAGGAAGGCCCTCGCTTTTTCCAAAGCGATTTTCTGGAGGTACGCACATTCCTATCCATcgtcaattttttatttatcagaTTATCACATTCAATCGAGTCTTAGGTTAACTAACGTTGTCGTGTCTCTTCATTGGGACAGTTGTTCACGCGCACTGCATGGTGGGTCATTCCAACCGTTTGGGTGCCTGTTGCGAGTTGGTTCATTTCCAATTCTGCTAAATCAGGTCTCCCTTCTCAACATGTGGCTCCTTTCGTCCTTCTTGGAATCTTCGTCTGGACTTTGGCGGAATACACCTTGCACCGATTCCTCTTTCATATTAAAACCAAGAGCTATTGGTatgatttctttctttctttctttctcttctctgtaTACATGTGATCGGTAAAATCTATATGCATGAGATTGATTacttgtttttataatattgctTCAGGGGAAACACCTTTCATTATCTTCTCCATGGCTGCCACCACAAGCACCCCATGGATAGCTTTAGACTTGTTTTCCCCCCTGTTGCAGCCGCTATATTAGCTCTCCCGGTATTTCTTTTCTTACCTAATGTACAAAAAATAATGCATTTCAATGCATTCATAGTTGTTACTACCATGGTTTGAAATTACGGTTTTGTTTTGGTTCAAATGCGGCTTAATTGTGCAATTGACCTTTATACCTTATAAGGGAATCTAATGATTGCCCCTCACCCTGTCATGTAGGATCCGGATTTTTAAAGTAAGAAATTCAGTCTTGAGGATAAAGTATATATAATTTCAGATGTTTATAAGTATATCAACAGTCTACATTAGGCGCCAACAATGAATACCGTTTGTTGATTTTCTCTTCAACTACTTAGATTCCTGAATTAAATGGAGTTAGATCCTATGATCTAGATAAAATTATTGTTATGAGAAACTCTGTTTTAATGTATATAAAAAGTTTCACTTGTTTTGCTGCATACAAAAAAGTTGCCAATTAATTCATCATAGCTCCAGCGTTATAATTATGGTTTCAAAAACCTTGTTATAGatgcaatgcaatcaaattcaTTAATGCAAATATTGAAGCATTCGGTTAATGCTGTGAAATATTGTATTTGTTTGCATACTAGTAATATGTTTTTGCGTTAAAGTCTGttaatttcagttttttatTCCTGGAAGGAAATGTTATTAGAGAAGGTAAATGTAAGGATCAAATTTAATATCTTGAGAATTTAAAATGCATTCAATACTTTGGTCACTAAGAAAATAGAAGAATTAGTGGGAGGATTTTGTAGAAAGGTATTGAATTGTTCCCATCATAAAATGAAATCCCAAAGTCATTAGCCTTATCAACAAATAGTTTGAGCTTCTGAAACTACATCTTTATACCGGTGATCATCTTCTGGTTGGCTTTGTTGATGTCACAAGGGAAAACACCTCACCGTCTGAAACAGAGTATGCAGATTTCCTCTGAAATCGGCCAGAAAACCTTTTTTAGAATTGTGTGAAAATGATTGGTTGGTATGAAGATGTTGGTGGAATTTAGAGATACCACTATCCTATGCCCATACTTTTCTAGCTGAACTTGATAAGCTGTTCGATGAATTGATTTTGTTGCTTTTGTCTCCGTTCAGATCTGGAACTTAGTGAAGCTTGTATGCCCCCCTTCAATTGCTCCTGCCGTGTTTGGAGGTATT
The sequence above is a segment of the Phaseolus vulgaris cultivar G19833 chromosome 2, P. vulgaris v2.0, whole genome shotgun sequence genome. Coding sequences within it:
- the LOC137811758 gene encoding tubulin beta-3 chain-like; the encoded protein is MREILHIQGGQCGNQIGAKFWEVICGEHGIDQTGTYSGDSELQLERINVYYNEASGGRYVPRAVLMDLEPGTMDSVRSGPFGRIFRPDNFVFGQSGAGNNWAKGHYTEGAELIDSVLDVVRKEAENCDCLQGFQVCHSLGGGTGSGMGTLLISKIREEYPDRMMLTFSVFPSPKVSDTVVEPYNATLSVHQLVENADECMVLDNEALYDISFRTLRLATPSFGDLNHLISATMSGVTCCLRFPGQLNSDLRKLAVNLIPFPRLHFFMVGFAPLTSRGSQQYRNLTVPELTQQMWDAKNMMCAADPRHGRYLTASAMFRGKMSTKEVDEQMINVQNKNSSYFVEWIPNNVKSSVCDIPPQGLKMSSTFVGNSTSIQEMFRRVSEQFTAMFRRKAFLHWYTGEGMDEMEFTEAESNMNDLVAEYQQYQDATADEEEYEDDEEDIA
- the LOC137811759 gene encoding dihydroceramide fatty acyl 2-hydroxylase FAH1-like — protein: MVAQKFLVDLNKPLVSQVGHLGEDYDEWVHEPIVSKEGPRFFQSDFLELFTRTAWWVIPTVWVPVASWFISNSAKSGLPSQHVAPFVLLGIFVWTLAEYTLHRFLFHIKTKSYWGNTFHYLLHGCHHKHPMDSFRLVFPPVAAAILALPIWNLVKLVCPPSIAPAVFGGILLGYVMYDCTHYYLHHGQPKSEVPKSLKKYHLNHHYRLQNYGFGITSPLWDKVFGTVPPPQSKGEAKRR